Below is a window of Desulfarculaceae bacterium DNA.
CGACATCGTGCACCAGGACGAGTTGGTGACCGCTTTCCGCGACGTGAACCCCGCCGCGCCCACCCATATTCTCATCGTGCCCAACCAGGAGATCGCCAGCCTGAACGAGCTGGGGCCCGGGGAAGCGGAGTTGGCCGGGCACATGCTCCTGGTGGCCCGCGACCTGGCGGCCAAGGAAGGCGTGGCCGAAAAAGGCTTTCGCCTGATCATCAACACCGGCCCCGAGGGCGGCCAGGAGGTAATGCATTTGCAC
It encodes the following:
- a CDS encoding histidine triad nucleotide-binding protein: MPSIFSRIIAKEIPADIVHQDELVTAFRDVNPAAPTHILIVPNQEIASLNELGPGEAELAGHMLLVARDLAAKEGVAEKGFRLIINTGPEGGQEVMHLHMHLIGGRPLGPMILREG